The following are from one region of the Cytobacillus firmus genome:
- a CDS encoding spore coat protein, giving the protein MNQNQNPNTIQNSETQVNKTPQMNERDFTNDILSTEKYMTDAYSVALNEASHQNLYQDILAAFNETQNQQREFYNLMFKKGWYKVEAADQQKLQQSYQQFQGYTNQLPYGNGQMQ; this is encoded by the coding sequence ATGAACCAGAACCAGAATCCCAATACGATTCAAAATTCCGAAACACAGGTAAATAAAACACCGCAAATGAATGAGCGGGATTTTACAAATGATATTCTGTCTACTGAAAAATATATGACAGATGCCTATTCAGTTGCCTTAAATGAGGCAAGCCACCAGAACCTCTATCAGGATATTCTTGCAGCATTCAATGAAACCCAAAACCAGCAGAGAGAATTTTACAATCTAATGTTCAAAAAAGGCTGGTATAAGGTTGAAGCTGCAGATCAGCAAAAGCTCCAGCAATCTTATCAGCAGTTCCAGGGCTATACGAATCAATTGCCATATGGCAATGGCCAGATGCAATAG
- a CDS encoding YuzL family protein, which produces MGKMKKDPSKAGVSAASVQGDAGPTVEREGPKKRNSQNNQYKQ; this is translated from the coding sequence GTGGGAAAAATGAAAAAAGATCCTTCTAAGGCAGGAGTCAGCGCTGCTAGTGTCCAGGGAGATGCAGGCCCGACTGTTGAGAGGGAAGGACCTAAGAAAAGAAATAGCCAAAATAATCAATATAAGCAATGA
- a CDS encoding 3-hydroxyacyl-CoA dehydrogenase/enoyl-CoA hydratase family protein gives MQQIKKAAVLGSGVMGSGIAAHLANIGIPTLLLDIAPRELTDAEKAKGLTLENKAVRNRISEGNRQKLLKQKPAPLTSKKNMALIEAGNFEDDMERLKDVDWIIEVVVENLSIKKQVFEKVDRHRKPGSIVSSNTSGISVEAMSEGRSEDFQKHFLGTHFFNPPRYLKLLEVIPTKKTSSEVLSFMKQFGEDVLGKGVVEAKDTPNFIANRIGTYGLLVTVQEMLKGGYSVGEVDSITGPLIGRPKSATFRTLDVVGLDTFIHVANNVYDQVDGKEKAVFEVPDFMKVMQEKGWLGSKTGQGFFLKKGKEILELNPETLEYGPRQKLKTASTELAKQAKGTAGKLKALVYSDDRSGQLLWNILSPALLYSAQLHGEIADDVTAIDRAMKWGFGWELGPFETWDAIGVEKSVRKMEEAGEEVPAWVKEMLEKGINSFYKEDEGQKYFYHNGEYRLIEENPKVINLKQLKKQKGVIKKNTGASLVDIGDGVALLEFHSQSNAIGLDIIQMINFAVDEVEKNYKGLVIGNQGKNFCVGANLGMILMEAQDDNIYELDMVVRHFQNAMMKIKYSAKPVVAAPFGMTLGGGAEVCLPAAHIQASSETYMGLVEVGVGLIPGGSGNKELYLKHLENMPNGVEFDLQKVANKVFESIAMAKVSTSGEEARDNNFLNLADGISVNGDHLLYDAKQAVLALHEKGYKPPVRKKVPVVGETGYATLLLGAQAMLYSGYISEHDLKIAKKLAYVIAGGKVPYGTEVDEQYLLDLEREAFLSLVAEPKSQQRMQHMLLKGKPLRN, from the coding sequence ATCCAACAAATAAAAAAGGCGGCAGTTTTAGGCTCAGGAGTCATGGGATCGGGGATCGCAGCCCATCTGGCCAATATCGGAATTCCAACACTTTTACTGGATATCGCGCCTCGCGAATTAACGGATGCCGAAAAGGCGAAGGGGCTTACCCTTGAAAATAAAGCAGTCCGCAATCGAATCAGTGAAGGGAACCGACAAAAGCTGTTAAAACAAAAGCCCGCCCCATTAACTTCTAAAAAGAATATGGCTTTGATTGAGGCAGGAAACTTTGAAGATGACATGGAGCGTCTGAAGGATGTCGATTGGATTATTGAAGTTGTTGTGGAAAACCTCAGCATCAAGAAACAGGTTTTTGAAAAAGTAGACCGGCATCGTAAGCCAGGGAGCATTGTCAGCTCCAATACGTCAGGGATATCTGTTGAAGCAATGTCAGAAGGGCGCTCGGAAGATTTTCAAAAACACTTCCTTGGGACACATTTCTTTAATCCTCCCCGCTACTTAAAGCTGCTTGAAGTTATTCCTACTAAAAAAACTTCTTCTGAAGTGCTGTCATTTATGAAGCAGTTTGGCGAAGATGTACTGGGAAAAGGTGTAGTTGAAGCAAAAGATACACCAAACTTTATTGCCAACCGGATCGGCACGTATGGCCTGCTGGTTACAGTGCAGGAGATGCTTAAGGGCGGATACAGTGTAGGCGAAGTGGATTCCATAACAGGTCCGCTGATTGGCCGTCCGAAAAGTGCTACCTTCAGAACACTTGATGTAGTAGGGCTTGATACATTTATACACGTGGCAAACAATGTTTATGACCAGGTGGACGGGAAAGAAAAGGCTGTTTTTGAAGTTCCTGACTTCATGAAGGTGATGCAGGAAAAAGGCTGGCTCGGAAGCAAAACAGGTCAAGGGTTTTTCCTAAAAAAAGGCAAAGAGATTCTGGAGCTGAATCCGGAAACTTTGGAATATGGCCCGCGCCAAAAGCTTAAGACAGCTTCGACTGAACTGGCCAAACAGGCAAAAGGCACTGCGGGAAAATTGAAAGCGCTTGTATATTCAGATGATCGCTCCGGCCAATTATTGTGGAACATACTCAGCCCGGCTCTTCTCTATTCAGCACAGCTTCACGGCGAAATAGCTGATGATGTGACAGCGATAGACCGTGCGATGAAATGGGGCTTTGGCTGGGAATTGGGTCCGTTTGAAACCTGGGATGCCATTGGAGTAGAGAAATCGGTTCGAAAAATGGAGGAAGCAGGCGAAGAAGTGCCGGCATGGGTAAAAGAGATGCTGGAAAAAGGCATTAATTCCTTCTACAAAGAAGATGAGGGACAGAAATATTTTTATCATAATGGCGAGTACAGATTAATCGAGGAAAACCCTAAAGTAATCAATTTAAAACAGCTTAAGAAGCAAAAAGGTGTTATCAAAAAGAATACCGGTGCAAGCCTTGTTGATATAGGCGATGGGGTTGCATTGCTTGAGTTCCATTCGCAAAGCAATGCTATTGGATTGGATATTATCCAGATGATCAACTTTGCGGTAGATGAAGTGGAGAAGAACTACAAAGGCCTTGTAATCGGGAATCAGGGCAAGAACTTCTGTGTAGGTGCCAACCTTGGAATGATTCTTATGGAAGCGCAGGATGACAATATTTATGAACTGGATATGGTTGTCCGCCACTTCCAGAATGCCATGATGAAAATTAAGTACAGCGCGAAGCCGGTTGTTGCCGCTCCATTTGGCATGACACTTGGCGGCGGGGCTGAGGTATGTCTGCCTGCTGCACATATTCAGGCATCAAGCGAAACATATATGGGGCTCGTTGAAGTGGGTGTCGGCCTGATCCCGGGAGGAAGCGGAAACAAGGAGCTTTATTTGAAGCATCTTGAAAATATGCCAAATGGTGTGGAATTTGACCTTCAAAAGGTTGCGAATAAAGTGTTTGAATCGATTGCAATGGCAAAGGTTTCAACATCTGGCGAGGAAGCAAGAGACAATAACTTCCTGAACCTGGCAGATGGCATAAGTGTGAATGGGGATCATCTCCTTTATGATGCAAAGCAGGCTGTTCTTGCCCTGCATGAGAAAGGCTATAAGCCTCCTGTCCGCAAAAAGGTGCCTGTTGTCGGTGAAACAGGTTATGCAACCCTTCTGCTTGGAGCACAGGCAATGCTTTACTCCGGCTATATCTCAGAGCATGATTTGAAAATTGCCAAAAAGCTTGCCTATGTAATTGCAGGCGGAAAAGTGCCATACGGAACAGAAGTTGATGAGCAATACTTGCTTGACTTGGAGCGCGAAGCATTCCTTAGCCTTGTTGCGGAACCAAAATCACAGCAGCGCATGCAGCACATGCTTTTAAAAGGGAAACCATTGCGCAATTAA
- a CDS encoding acetyl-CoA C-acetyltransferase: MREAVIVSGARTPVGKAKKGTLANVRPDDLGALAVKETLKRAGNYEGNIDDLIIGCSMPEAEQGLNMARNIGALAGLSHEVPGITINRYCSSGLQAIAYAAEKIMIGHADTIIAGGAESMSLVPMMGHVVRPNAKLAETAPQYYMGMGHTAEEVAKKYGITREDQDAFAVRSHQKAAKAIQEGKFADEIVPVDVTFRSVGKDNKLTEKTIQFSQDEGVRADSTIESLGKLRPAFSVTGSVTAGNSSQTSDGAAAVMVMDREKAESSGLKPMAKFRSFAVGGVPPEIMGVGPVVAIPKALKLAGLELSDIGLFELNEAFASQSIQIIRELGLDEEKVNVNGGAIALGHPLGCSGAKLTLSLIHEMKRRNQQFGVVTMCIGGGMGAAGVFELL; encoded by the coding sequence ATGAGAGAAGCGGTTATAGTTTCAGGTGCCAGGACACCGGTCGGAAAAGCCAAAAAAGGTACGCTTGCAAATGTCAGGCCGGATGACTTAGGAGCGCTCGCAGTAAAAGAAACCCTAAAGCGTGCAGGGAATTATGAAGGAAATATCGATGATTTAATTATCGGATGTTCGATGCCTGAAGCAGAACAGGGGCTGAACATGGCCAGGAATATCGGTGCCCTTGCCGGACTTTCACACGAAGTTCCGGGGATAACGATCAATCGCTATTGTTCTTCAGGCCTGCAGGCTATTGCCTATGCAGCTGAAAAAATCATGATTGGCCATGCAGATACAATTATCGCCGGCGGAGCAGAATCTATGAGCCTGGTGCCAATGATGGGGCATGTAGTCCGCCCGAACGCCAAACTGGCGGAAACAGCTCCTCAATATTATATGGGTATGGGACATACAGCTGAAGAGGTTGCAAAAAAGTATGGCATTACACGTGAAGACCAGGATGCATTTGCTGTCAGAAGTCATCAGAAGGCTGCTAAGGCAATCCAGGAAGGAAAATTTGCAGATGAAATTGTACCTGTAGACGTAACGTTCAGATCTGTTGGAAAAGACAATAAGCTTACAGAAAAAACAATCCAATTTAGCCAGGATGAAGGTGTTCGTGCAGATTCCACGATTGAATCACTTGGAAAACTGCGTCCCGCATTCTCGGTAACCGGAAGTGTCACAGCCGGAAATTCATCGCAGACAAGTGATGGAGCAGCAGCCGTAATGGTTATGGACCGGGAAAAGGCAGAATCATCCGGTTTGAAGCCAATGGCTAAATTCAGAAGCTTTGCCGTAGGCGGTGTTCCTCCTGAGATCATGGGTGTCGGCCCGGTTGTGGCCATTCCCAAAGCATTAAAGCTTGCAGGGCTGGAGCTTTCGGATATTGGTTTATTTGAATTGAATGAAGCTTTTGCATCCCAATCCATTCAAATTATCCGTGAGCTGGGATTGGATGAAGAGAAGGTAAATGTTAACGGAGGCGCTATTGCACTCGGGCACCCGCTGGGCTGTTCCGGAGCCAAGCTCACTCTGTCTCTAATTCATGAAATGAAACGCCGCAATCAGCAATTCGGAGTTGTAACAATGTGCATCGGAGGCGGCATGGGCGCAGCCGGAGTATTTGAACTTTTATAA
- a CDS encoding acyl-CoA dehydrogenase family protein, with protein sequence MSNQTENLIKGGSFLIEDVSYDRVFTPEDYTDEQVMIAKTTEDYVVNEVVPQIEHLENHEFDRSVKLLKQAGDLGLLGADVPEEYGGLALDKVSSALIAEKMARAGGFSISHGAHVGIGSLPIVLFGNEEQKQKYLPQLATGEKLAAYALTEPSSGSDALGAKTTAKLNAEGTHYVLNGEKQWITNAGFADVFVVYAKIDGEHFSAFIVEREFPGVSVGAEEKKMGIKSSSTRTLILEDAQVPKENLLGEFGKGHVIAFNILNIGRYKLGVGAVGGAKRAFELAVQYANQRQQFKTPISQFNLTKEKLGTMASKIYAAESAVYRTVGLFEDRMSKLTDEEIKGGKEVAKSIAEYAIECSMNKFFNTEVLDYVVDEGVQIHGGYGFMAEYEIERAYRDSRINRIFEGTNEINRLLVPGTYLRKALKGELPLFQKAQALQEELMMMMPEEPGDEPLAQEKYLVKNAKKIGLLAAGLAAQKYGKALDKEQEVLVNIADIISNAYAMESVVLRSEKAIEKAGLEKSKQKLLYTQIFCQEAFNEIEQDAKETLVAVENGDSLRMMMSALRKFTRHTPVNVITKKREASEKLIDAERFTV encoded by the coding sequence ATGTCAAATCAAACTGAAAATCTTATCAAAGGCGGAAGCTTTTTAATCGAAGATGTTTCCTATGACCGGGTTTTTACACCTGAGGACTATACAGATGAGCAGGTTATGATTGCTAAGACGACTGAAGATTATGTAGTGAATGAAGTTGTACCGCAAATTGAACATCTTGAAAACCATGAATTTGACCGTTCGGTAAAACTATTGAAGCAAGCTGGGGATCTTGGCCTATTAGGCGCAGATGTTCCAGAAGAATACGGCGGACTTGCTTTAGATAAAGTAAGCTCAGCACTTATTGCAGAGAAAATGGCGCGTGCAGGCGGATTTTCCATCTCTCACGGCGCACATGTCGGCATCGGTTCCCTTCCGATTGTTCTATTCGGTAATGAAGAGCAAAAGCAAAAATACCTTCCTCAACTTGCTACAGGCGAAAAGCTTGCCGCTTATGCATTGACAGAGCCAAGCTCAGGTTCTGACGCTCTTGGAGCAAAAACAACCGCCAAGCTAAATGCTGAGGGCACACACTATGTATTGAATGGTGAGAAGCAATGGATTACAAATGCAGGCTTTGCAGATGTTTTCGTTGTATACGCAAAAATTGACGGTGAACACTTTTCTGCATTCATCGTTGAAAGAGAGTTTCCTGGTGTATCTGTAGGGGCTGAAGAAAAGAAAATGGGTATCAAGAGCTCTTCTACCCGTACATTAATTCTAGAAGATGCCCAGGTGCCAAAGGAAAACCTGCTGGGTGAATTCGGCAAGGGCCATGTGATTGCTTTTAATATCTTAAATATTGGCCGTTATAAGTTGGGTGTAGGAGCAGTTGGGGGAGCGAAGCGTGCATTCGAACTGGCTGTTCAGTATGCGAACCAGCGCCAGCAGTTTAAAACACCTATCTCTCAATTTAACTTGACTAAAGAAAAACTGGGCACTATGGCTTCGAAAATTTATGCAGCGGAAAGTGCAGTGTATCGTACAGTAGGTTTGTTCGAGGACCGTATGAGCAAACTTACAGATGAAGAAATAAAAGGTGGCAAGGAAGTCGCAAAGTCAATTGCTGAATATGCCATTGAGTGCTCCATGAATAAATTCTTCAATACGGAAGTCCTCGACTACGTAGTAGATGAAGGTGTTCAGATCCACGGGGGCTATGGTTTCATGGCTGAGTATGAGATTGAAAGAGCTTACCGTGATTCACGCATTAACCGTATTTTCGAAGGAACAAACGAAATCAACCGTCTATTAGTGCCAGGCACGTACCTCCGCAAAGCTCTAAAAGGAGAGCTTCCGTTATTCCAGAAAGCCCAGGCGCTGCAGGAAGAGCTCATGATGATGATGCCTGAAGAGCCTGGTGACGAGCCGCTTGCGCAGGAAAAATATCTGGTTAAGAACGCGAAGAAAATCGGACTGCTTGCTGCTGGTCTGGCAGCACAAAAGTATGGAAAGGCTCTTGATAAAGAACAGGAAGTACTCGTAAACATTGCGGATATTATTTCGAATGCTTATGCAATGGAATCTGTTGTTCTTCGTTCTGAAAAGGCTATTGAAAAAGCTGGCCTTGAAAAGAGCAAACAAAAGCTTCTGTACACTCAAATCTTCTGCCAGGAGGCATTTAACGAAATTGAGCAGGATGCAAAGGAAACACTTGTGGCAGTAGAAAACGGCGATTCACTGCGCATGATGATGTCTGCACTGCGCAAATTCACACGCCACACACCAGTCAACGTGATTACAAAGAAGCGTGAAGCATCGGAAAAACTGATCGACGCTGAACGTTTTACAGTTTAA
- a CDS encoding arsenate reductase family protein has translation MALTFYWYPKCGTCRKAKKWLDEHNLSYEEIHITENPPSRSELEALYKKSGLELKKFFNTSGQKYRELGLKDKVKTSSDEELLDILATDGMLIKRPLLTDGEKVTVGFKEEEYEKTWLS, from the coding sequence ATGGCGTTGACTTTTTATTGGTATCCTAAATGCGGGACATGCCGTAAGGCCAAGAAATGGCTTGACGAACATAATCTGTCCTATGAAGAAATACATATAACAGAGAATCCGCCTTCCCGAAGCGAACTTGAAGCGCTTTATAAAAAGAGCGGTTTGGAACTAAAGAAGTTCTTTAATACGAGTGGCCAAAAATATCGGGAGCTCGGTTTGAAGGACAAAGTAAAAACCTCTTCAGATGAAGAACTGCTCGACATTTTGGCAACAGACGGCATGCTGATCAAGCGACCGCTGCTGACAGATGGAGAGAAAGTAACAGTTGGCTTCAAAGAAGAGGAATATGAAAAGACATGGCTTTCCTAA
- the gcvH gene encoding glycine cleavage system protein GcvH → MSTPKELRYSEEHEWVKTEDGKVRIGITHFAQSELGDIVFVELPEVGDELSANEPFGSVESVKTVSELYAPLSGKVVEVNEDLNDNPEFVNESPYEKAWMVVVEPSDLSEVESLMTAEQYEEMTNED, encoded by the coding sequence ATGAGCACACCAAAAGAATTACGTTATTCAGAAGAGCATGAGTGGGTAAAAACAGAAGATGGGAAAGTCCGCATTGGGATTACGCATTTCGCGCAATCAGAACTTGGTGACATCGTATTCGTTGAGCTTCCAGAAGTTGGCGATGAGCTAAGTGCCAACGAACCATTCGGAAGCGTAGAATCTGTAAAAACAGTTTCTGAACTTTATGCGCCTCTAAGCGGTAAAGTGGTAGAAGTAAATGAAGACCTTAACGACAACCCTGAGTTCGTAAACGAATCTCCATATGAAAAAGCATGGATGGTTGTGGTGGAACCTTCAGATTTGAGCGAAGTAGAAAGCCTGATGACTGCTGAGCAATATGAAGAAATGACAAACGAAGACTAA
- a CDS encoding YusG family protein yields MTLKQQKIDITDRVVGKLNNNGIDLYLENEKIGQISLPEGSSFNLSHHFETEHQKIYQNVSVPDQAQARYTDCDEGGWC; encoded by the coding sequence ATGACATTGAAGCAGCAGAAAATCGATATAACTGACCGGGTCGTCGGCAAACTTAACAATAATGGGATAGATCTTTATCTTGAAAACGAAAAAATTGGACAAATCAGCCTTCCGGAAGGATCTTCTTTCAACTTGTCCCATCATTTTGAAACCGAACACCAAAAAATATACCAGAATGTCTCCGTCCCGGATCAAGCGCAAGCGCGCTACACAGACTGTGACGAAGGCGGCTGGTGCTGA
- a CDS encoding toprim domain-containing protein, translating to MNDGIPEKVIIVEGKSDKTKVKSIIREHVEIICTNGTISITKLDELIDTLFDKDVYILVDADSAGEKLRKQFKREFPEAEHLYIDRMYREVATAPEHHLATVLLGANIDVYTQYLDR from the coding sequence ATGAACGATGGAATTCCGGAAAAAGTGATTATTGTCGAGGGAAAGTCAGATAAAACAAAGGTTAAAAGCATTATAAGAGAGCATGTTGAAATTATCTGCACAAATGGAACAATAAGCATTACCAAACTGGATGAATTAATTGACACACTGTTTGATAAGGATGTATATATATTGGTAGATGCAGATTCAGCAGGTGAAAAGCTGAGAAAACAATTCAAAAGGGAATTTCCAGAGGCAGAGCATCTATACATCGATAGAATGTACAGAGAAGTAGCAACAGCACCGGAACACCATTTGGCAACAGTGCTGCTAGGGGCTAACATTGACGTTTATACACAATATCTGGACAGATAA
- a CDS encoding thioredoxin family protein: MQEWSQQDIEEANSGEETILLYLYTPMCGTCQMAGKMLAVTEQLLPDQKMGKADLNYMPQLAEKWGVESVPCLLIFRKGTLHEKLYAFRSVPYLLDKIRSID, from the coding sequence ATGCAGGAATGGTCGCAGCAGGACATTGAGGAAGCGAATAGCGGAGAAGAAACGATTCTTCTCTATTTGTATACGCCTATGTGCGGAACCTGTCAGATGGCAGGAAAGATGCTGGCAGTTACAGAACAATTGCTGCCAGATCAAAAAATGGGGAAAGCGGACTTAAATTATATGCCGCAATTGGCTGAAAAGTGGGGAGTGGAAAGCGTACCATGCCTCCTCATCTTCAGAAAAGGAACTTTACATGAAAAATTATATGCCTTCCGATCCGTACCCTATTTATTGGATAAAATCAGAAGCATCGATTAG
- a CDS encoding MFS transporter — translation MAFYREWAGQFKGYNRNIKLAFMANILTQIGFGIFMVIYNFYIRELGYSESVNGQIISMTALATALILVPAGIASDRIGRKKAMMFGAVATGAVMLFRSLVDMQELLIIFAFLTGLTTAFLQVSGIPWLAENSKADQRVHLFSIHFAIMTGANVIGNLSGGILTDVFSLFTDQLTSIRITLLIGSVFFIAGLFPILRFAEVSKDQHDAKSIKGWSFKNLSAKNDGVKIIAMFAFAQLLIGIGAGLVIPYLNLYFADRFEASNSAIGMIISLGQAATAFAMIIGPVVVRKVGEVKAVVILQLMSLPFLLLTAYTENLWLAAIGFLFRQALMNAGNPIQMSLMMSKVNDSMKGLANSVNQMVFNLGWAVMGPVSTGIVMRYGDYWGYALVFTITASLYLIGSLYFFFVFRGYKKTKTAAASVKIV, via the coding sequence ATGGCATTTTACAGGGAGTGGGCTGGTCAGTTTAAAGGCTATAACCGCAACATAAAATTGGCTTTTATGGCGAATATTCTTACACAAATTGGTTTTGGGATATTCATGGTCATCTATAATTTCTACATAAGAGAGCTCGGCTACTCAGAAAGTGTTAATGGACAAATCATATCCATGACTGCTCTTGCGACAGCACTGATTCTTGTGCCGGCAGGGATCGCCAGCGACCGAATTGGCAGAAAAAAAGCGATGATGTTTGGTGCAGTTGCAACAGGTGCAGTTATGCTTTTCAGAAGTTTAGTTGACATGCAGGAACTCCTGATTATTTTTGCATTTTTGACCGGGCTGACAACAGCCTTTCTTCAGGTATCCGGCATACCATGGCTGGCTGAAAATTCAAAGGCCGACCAAAGGGTTCATTTATTCAGTATTCATTTTGCTATAATGACGGGCGCAAATGTGATCGGGAACTTAAGCGGTGGCATCTTAACGGATGTATTTTCTTTGTTTACGGATCAGCTCACCAGCATTCGCATTACCCTTCTGATTGGAAGTGTGTTTTTCATAGCCGGCTTATTTCCAATTTTGCGTTTCGCAGAGGTTTCGAAAGATCAACACGATGCAAAGAGCATAAAAGGCTGGTCATTCAAGAATCTCTCAGCTAAAAATGATGGTGTGAAAATTATCGCGATGTTTGCTTTTGCTCAGCTTCTGATTGGAATTGGCGCAGGACTTGTTATTCCGTATCTGAATCTGTACTTCGCTGACCGCTTTGAAGCCTCCAATTCAGCTATTGGCATGATTATTTCATTAGGGCAGGCTGCCACGGCCTTTGCCATGATTATCGGACCGGTTGTGGTAAGAAAAGTGGGAGAGGTTAAAGCCGTTGTGATCCTGCAGCTCATGTCACTTCCTTTCCTGCTTTTAACCGCTTATACTGAAAACCTTTGGCTGGCTGCCATCGGCTTTTTGTTCCGGCAGGCGTTGATGAATGCGGGAAATCCTATACAAATGTCATTGATGATGTCAAAGGTAAATGATTCGATGAAAGGACTGGCAAACTCAGTCAATCAGATGGTGTTCAATCTGGGCTGGGCTGTAATGGGCCCGGTTTCAACAGGAATCGTCATGAGATATGGAGATTATTGGGGGTATGCACTCGTATTCACCATTACAGCTTCTTTATACTTGATTGGCTCTCTCTACTTTTTCTTTGTATTCAGAGGCTATAAAAAGACAAAAACTGCAGCCGCCTCTGTGAAAATAGTATGA
- a CDS encoding O-acetylhomoserine aminocarboxypropyltransferase/cysteine synthase family protein, translated as MTDKQKNYRFETIGVHGGLKPDPVTGARAVPIYQNNAYQFKNTDHAADLFALKEPGYIYSRIHNPTVSVFEERVALLEGGVGALALASGQSAITLAILNIAEAGDEIVAASNLYGGTYNLFAVTLPKYGIKVKLVDPKDPENFRSAITDKTKAVFAETIGNPSLKILDIEKVAAIAHENGVPLIVDNTFATPHLCRPIEHGADIVIHSATKWLLGNGTTMGGVIVDGGKFDWNSPKFPGFTEPDPSYHDIVYSEAIGEAAYIIKARVQLLRDLGPAMSAQSAFQFTLGLETLHVRMKEHVANTKKVVEYLDAHPAVNWVLYPGHEGHPDKELADKYLPKGAGAVAVFGIAGGREAGAKLINSLQLWAHVANVGDAKSLIIHPASTTHQQLDEEGLKAAGVSEDLIRISIGIENAEDLIEDLEQAIEAAAGLTSLAAKV; from the coding sequence ATGACGGACAAACAGAAAAATTACCGTTTTGAAACAATTGGAGTACATGGGGGGCTGAAGCCTGACCCTGTAACTGGCGCGAGAGCGGTTCCGATTTATCAGAATAATGCTTATCAGTTCAAGAATACAGATCACGCTGCAGATCTCTTTGCCCTGAAAGAGCCGGGATATATCTATAGCAGGATACATAATCCCACTGTCAGTGTATTTGAGGAAAGAGTGGCCCTGCTTGAAGGAGGAGTGGGTGCGCTGGCTCTTGCCAGCGGCCAGTCTGCTATTACACTTGCCATTTTAAATATCGCCGAAGCTGGTGATGAAATTGTTGCCGCATCCAATTTATATGGGGGTACTTATAATTTATTTGCAGTTACACTTCCCAAGTATGGAATAAAGGTGAAACTGGTCGATCCAAAGGATCCGGAAAACTTCCGGAGTGCCATTACAGATAAAACAAAGGCTGTCTTCGCCGAAACGATTGGAAACCCGAGCCTGAAAATCCTGGATATTGAAAAGGTTGCCGCAATTGCACACGAAAACGGTGTGCCGCTGATTGTGGATAACACTTTTGCTACACCGCATCTTTGCAGGCCTATAGAACACGGAGCTGACATTGTCATACACTCTGCGACAAAATGGCTGCTTGGTAATGGAACCACAATGGGGGGAGTTATAGTAGACGGCGGAAAATTCGACTGGAATTCTCCTAAGTTTCCAGGCTTTACAGAGCCTGATCCGAGCTACCATGATATTGTCTATAGCGAAGCAATTGGCGAAGCTGCTTATATTATCAAAGCACGGGTACAGCTGTTAAGAGACTTAGGGCCTGCAATGAGTGCGCAAAGTGCATTCCAGTTCACACTGGGTCTTGAAACTCTGCATGTGAGAATGAAGGAGCACGTTGCCAATACCAAAAAGGTAGTGGAATATCTGGATGCCCATCCGGCTGTTAATTGGGTGCTCTATCCAGGTCATGAAGGCCATCCGGACAAAGAATTGGCAGATAAATATTTGCCAAAAGGAGCCGGGGCAGTGGCTGTATTTGGAATTGCTGGCGGAAGAGAGGCTGGAGCCAAGCTGATCAATAGCCTGCAGCTATGGGCACATGTGGCAAATGTCGGGGACGCAAAGAGCCTGATTATTCACCCTGCAAGCACGACTCATCAGCAGCTGGATGAGGAAGGTTTAAAGGCTGCGGGAGTATCGGAGGATCTAATTCGGATTTCGATCGGCATCGAAAATGCAGAAGATTTAATTGAAGACCTGGAACAGGCGATAGAAGCAGCTGCAGGTCTCACATCACTTGCTGCAAAAGTGTGA